The following proteins are co-located in the Triticum aestivum cultivar Chinese Spring chromosome 1A, IWGSC CS RefSeq v2.1, whole genome shotgun sequence genome:
- the LOC123181420 gene encoding E3 SUMO-protein ligase MMS21, with protein sequence MSSAATKLANAADATSAEAQTLVLDMRKALSSMKSLAVEYERAGKPDKVKQLEDAVQELVASYEDCAYLAEAVKKVPVAYQPSDQATDFRKLIEWEVEKVKGASRSSGHKDQLIRQFKQAVWEVHHAGQPMPGDEQEELVMTSTQNSILNMHCPLTLKPIIELENPVRCMDCRHIYDKDPIMSHIRRSKAPNCPVAGCPAVLQVARIFCDTFLRMEIEELRSSRPSAPNTTEVEDISDQGEDEAEDLMDDDEDE encoded by the exons ATGTCGTCGGCGGCCACGAAGCTCGCCAACGCGGCCGACGCTACCTCGGCGGAGGCCCAAACCCTCGTCCTG GACATGCGCAAGGCGCTCAGCTCCATGAAGTCCCTCGCCGTGGAGTACGAGAGGGCCGGCAAGCCCGACAAG GTGAAGCAGCTGGAGGACGCGGTGCAGGAGCTGGTGGCCTCGTACGAGGACTGCGCGTACCTCGCCGAGGCGGTGAAGAAGGTGCCCGTGGCGTACCAGCCGTCTGACCAG GCGACTGATTTCAGAAAGCTCATCGAGTGGGAGGTTGAGAAGGTCAAGGGGGCCTCGCGATCGTCGGGACACAAGGATCAGCTCATACGGCAGTTCAAACAGGCTGTTTGG GAGGTTCACCATGCAGGTCAACCGATGCCTGGTGACGAACAAGAGGAACTTGTTATGACCAGCACCCAGAACAGCATCCTAAATATGCATTGCCCATTAACCTTGAAGCCTATCATTGAGTTGGAAAATCCAGTTCGCTG CATGGATTGCAGGCACATATATGACAAGGATCCAATAATGAGCCACATCCGGAGGAGCAAAGCTCCGAATTGCCCCGTTGCAG GCTGCCCGGCGGTGCTacaagtggcgaggatcttctgcGACACCTTCCTGCGTATGGAAATCGAGGAGCTACGCTCGTCGAGGCCGTCCGCTCCGAACACCACGGAGGTAGAGGATATCTCGGACCAAggggaggacgaggcagaggacctGATGGACGATGACGAGGACGAGTGA